In one Thermodesulfobium acidiphilum genomic region, the following are encoded:
- a CDS encoding AMIN domain-containing protein produces MHKVKGFLILLFILSFTLLSTSLASASIFSKIFGSKDSKSNETQMQNVTSADNTNSDFQKWNSEVDSLLNSLSSNNQTSTGNSLKTSSTNVNSNASASTSTNSLKTNVSSQKEEIKQDTTVKSVNDLTSTRTGNNSSNSVGVPLNSAGCIKITDAEYPPVNLMKNQFIDNVKLFNDGTKVVLLLESTVPFEQADIKQYAFPDQIIIDIPNIFLDKSVKTGQFSPQGLNYVNMVRIQNFDSDILKSSRIVLTFPDTPKYTILKTDDPKKLEIAFEVPSLETTLKKNENTSQDTGANSVNTTAKAPVDSGKK; encoded by the coding sequence GTGCATAAAGTTAAGGGATTTTTGATCCTGTTGTTTATTCTTTCCTTTACTTTACTTTCTACTAGTTTAGCAAGTGCTTCTATATTTTCTAAAATTTTTGGCTCTAAAGATTCAAAATCTAATGAGACACAAATGCAAAACGTTACATCTGCCGACAATACCAATTCTGACTTTCAAAAGTGGAATAGTGAGGTAGACAGTCTTTTGAACTCTCTTTCTTCCAATAATCAAACTTCTACAGGCAATTCTCTTAAAACAAGTTCCACAAACGTTAACTCCAACGCATCTGCCTCAACATCAACAAATTCTTTAAAAACTAATGTTTCAAGCCAAAAAGAAGAGATTAAACAGGATACAACGGTTAAAAGTGTTAATGATCTAACTTCTACAAGGACTGGAAATAATAGTTCGAACTCTGTTGGGGTTCCTTTGAACTCTGCTGGTTGTATTAAAATTACTGACGCAGAATATCCACCAGTAAATTTAATGAAAAATCAATTTATTGATAATGTGAAGTTGTTTAACGATGGCACGAAGGTTGTACTCCTTTTAGAAAGTACAGTTCCTTTTGAACAAGCTGATATTAAACAGTATGCATTCCCGGATCAAATTATTATAGATATTCCAAATATTTTTCTGGACAAATCTGTTAAAACGGGTCAATTTAGCCCTCAGGGTTTAAATTATGTAAATATGGTAAGAATCCAAAATTTTGATTCTGATATACTAAAATCTTCAAGAATTGTATTAACTTTCCCAGATACTCCAAAGTATACAATTTTGAAAACAGACGATCCCAAAAAGCTAGAAATAGCTTTTGAAGTTCCATCACTTGAAACTACCTTAAAAAAGAATGAGAATACCAGTCAGGATACAGGTGCTAATAGTGTAAATACCACAGCTAAAGCTCCAGTTGATAGTGGCAAAAAATGA
- a CDS encoding Gfo/Idh/MocA family protein: MKTSVNVAVIGAGDWGVNLIRNFFELGYLRSVCDLDSEKLIKVESQYKSVNCVTNPDEIFSSKDIDAVVISTPSSFHYSLAKKALNSGKHVFVEKPMALNVKEGEELVELARSKDLRLLVGHVLLYHPAVQTLHQLVMEGELGDIHYIHSSRLNLGKVSFDESVLWNLAPHDLSIFFYLLGLEGDIVVSSTGHSFLSEDRVDIAHVTLEFKDIFGNIFVSWLHPRKIQQTVVIGTKKMAIFDDRAPHKLILYNKGAKIVNGKPFLNSGGEKIVDFEQSEPLKNECRSFIESIIYKKDPITEGMQGLRILEILEAAEESILKKGAPVKLSYKSKKGVLI; encoded by the coding sequence ATTAAAACGAGTGTAAATGTTGCTGTAATTGGTGCAGGAGATTGGGGCGTAAACTTAATTAGAAATTTCTTCGAATTAGGTTATCTCCGTAGTGTGTGTGATCTGGATTCAGAAAAGTTGATAAAGGTGGAGAGCCAGTACAAAAGCGTTAATTGTGTTACAAATCCAGATGAAATATTTTCTTCTAAGGATATAGATGCCGTTGTGATATCTACGCCGTCGTCTTTTCATTATTCTTTAGCAAAAAAAGCTCTTAATAGTGGAAAGCATGTCTTTGTAGAGAAGCCAATGGCCCTGAATGTAAAGGAAGGCGAAGAGCTGGTTGAACTGGCCAGGTCGAAGGATTTGAGGTTATTGGTGGGTCATGTTCTTTTATATCATCCTGCTGTTCAAACTCTTCACCAGTTAGTTATGGAAGGTGAACTTGGAGATATTCACTATATTCATTCAAGCAGGTTGAATTTAGGAAAGGTTTCTTTTGATGAATCAGTTCTATGGAATTTGGCTCCGCATGATTTGTCAATATTTTTTTATCTGCTTGGACTTGAAGGAGATATTGTGGTATCTAGTACAGGGCATAGTTTTTTGAGCGAAGATAGGGTAGATATTGCCCATGTAACGCTTGAATTTAAAGATATATTTGGAAATATCTTTGTTTCCTGGTTACATCCTCGTAAAATTCAGCAAACAGTAGTTATAGGGACGAAGAAAATGGCTATATTTGATGATAGAGCTCCTCATAAGCTGATTCTTTACAATAAAGGAGCTAAGATTGTTAACGGAAAGCCATTTTTAAATTCTGGTGGAGAAAAGATAGTTGACTTTGAACAAAGCGAACCGTTGAAAAATGAATGCAGATCTTTTATTGAGTCGATTATATATAAAAAGGATCCAATAACTGAGGGTATGCAAGGTTTAAGAATCCTCGAAATTCTTGAGGCTGCAGAGGAATCTATACTAAAGAAGGGTGCTCCTGTTAAGTTGTCTTACAAATCTAAAAAGGGTGTCCTTATATAA
- a CDS encoding homocitrate synthase/isopropylmalate synthase family protein yields MFFHAFSSSEAILKNIKIVDSTLRDGEQTAGVIFTKQDKVKIAKELNDLGIYQIEAGIPAMLGEEFEAISAIVKLGLKSKIMSWNRPVLSDIDMSLKSGVDSVGISCPISPIHLHFKLGLEFDEALKLTDKAINYAKKHGLYVSTHMEDAGRAPRNFLVRFALMAKESGSDRLRICDTSSVMDPFKVHETVTYLSERVGIPLEVHMHNDFGMATANTLVGIASGSEFASVTVLGLGKMAGNASLEEVIAALKFLWGVDLGVDLKGMASLSKYVSKKSGIEIPDFKPIIGKKLFSTESGISLDARKMGEKISAFSAQDLGMVEQLVIGKHSGPKAIKNKFEEFGIQLSDEQINVILPKIKAKVLELSRTLFDKELMLIYKETFNN; encoded by the coding sequence GTGTTCTTTCATGCTTTTAGTTCTAGTGAAGCTATCTTAAAAAACATAAAAATTGTTGATTCTACTTTAAGGGATGGAGAACAAACAGCGGGGGTTATTTTTACTAAACAAGATAAAGTTAAAATTGCTAAAGAATTAAATGATTTAGGTATTTATCAAATTGAAGCTGGAATACCTGCCATGCTGGGGGAGGAGTTTGAAGCCATTTCGGCTATTGTTAAACTTGGTTTAAAATCAAAGATAATGTCCTGGAATAGGCCCGTTTTGTCCGATATTGACATGTCTTTGAAATCAGGAGTAGATTCGGTTGGAATTTCCTGTCCAATTTCTCCAATTCATCTACACTTTAAATTGGGATTAGAATTTGATGAAGCTCTTAAATTAACTGATAAAGCAATAAATTATGCAAAAAAACATGGCCTTTATGTCTCTACTCATATGGAAGATGCAGGAAGGGCGCCAAGGAATTTTTTGGTTAGATTCGCTCTTATGGCAAAAGAATCTGGCTCTGATAGACTTAGAATTTGTGACACTTCAAGCGTAATGGATCCGTTTAAAGTTCATGAAACAGTAACCTATTTGTCTGAGAGAGTGGGCATACCCTTAGAAGTTCACATGCATAACGATTTTGGTATGGCTACGGCAAACACCCTTGTTGGCATTGCCTCTGGCAGCGAGTTTGCAAGCGTTACTGTTTTAGGATTGGGGAAAATGGCAGGGAACGCTTCTTTGGAGGAGGTTATTGCTGCGCTAAAGTTTCTCTGGGGAGTAGACCTGGGGGTTGACCTCAAAGGAATGGCTTCTTTATCAAAGTATGTGAGCAAGAAATCAGGTATAGAAATACCTGATTTTAAACCTATAATTGGCAAGAAGCTCTTCAGTACTGAATCCGGAATCTCACTGGATGCAAGAAAGATGGGAGAAAAGATTTCGGCTTTTTCAGCTCAAGACCTTGGGATGGTAGAACAACTGGTAATTGGTAAGCATTCTGGTCCTAAAGCTATAAAAAACAAATTTGAAGAATTTGGTATCCAACTAAGTGACGAACAAATAAACGTTATATTGCCAAAAATTAAAGCAAAAGTTTTAGAATTATCAAGAACTCTTTTTGACAAAGAATTGATGTTGATCTATAAGGAAACTTTTAATAATTAA
- a CDS encoding 2-oxoacid:acceptor oxidoreductase family protein produces the protein MKSYWEIRWHARGGQGAWTASQFLASAALSVNKYFQSFPEFGAEREGAPIVAYTKISDMPIKNYSQIEEPDAVVVLDPTLFSQVNFLNGLKSDGYLVVNYPDEPKQLREELKIAPGIKVFTVDATKIALETLKRPITNTTMAGALVKATGILNFEDVVNEMVRSFSGKFKQEIIDANVNAIRRAYEEVKQG, from the coding sequence ATGAAAAGTTATTGGGAAATTCGTTGGCACGCAAGAGGAGGACAAGGGGCATGGACGGCCTCTCAATTTCTTGCATCAGCTGCACTGAGTGTTAATAAATACTTTCAATCCTTTCCTGAATTTGGAGCCGAAAGAGAAGGAGCTCCTATCGTAGCTTATACTAAAATATCTGATATGCCAATAAAAAATTATTCCCAAATAGAGGAACCTGATGCGGTAGTGGTTCTTGATCCTACTTTATTTTCCCAAGTAAACTTTTTAAACGGTCTTAAAAGTGATGGATACTTAGTAGTTAATTATCCTGATGAACCCAAACAGCTTAGAGAAGAATTAAAAATTGCGCCTGGGATAAAAGTTTTTACAGTTGATGCCACAAAAATAGCTTTGGAAACTTTAAAAAGGCCTATAACCAATACCACTATGGCAGGTGCACTGGTTAAGGCGACTGGGATACTCAATTTCGAGGATGTCGTAAACGAAATGGTAAGAAGCTTTAGCGGTAAGTTCAAGCAGGAAATTATTGATGCAAACGTCAATGCCATTAGAAGAGCATATGAGGAGGTGAAACAGGGATGA
- a CDS encoding 4Fe-4S binding protein produces the protein MNKDIKRIEIPCEEKLVWEEMPVGNVLVGGANSKCLKTGTWRVQHPTVNKEKCTNCMTCWLFCPDMSIVVENKNGKYEMFGFDPVHCKGCGVCSKVCPVNAIEMVLGSDFENTEKPFLR, from the coding sequence ATGAACAAAGATATAAAGAGAATTGAAATACCATGTGAAGAGAAATTAGTTTGGGAAGAAATGCCTGTAGGAAATGTTCTGGTTGGAGGTGCTAATTCTAAGTGCTTGAAGACTGGTACCTGGAGGGTTCAGCACCCTACTGTGAATAAAGAGAAATGTACTAATTGTATGACTTGTTGGCTTTTTTGTCCGGATATGTCAATTGTTGTTGAAAACAAAAATGGAAAATATGAAATGTTTGGATTTGATCCCGTGCACTGTAAAGGTTGTGGAGTTTGTAGTAAAGTTTGCCCGGTAAATGCTATTGAGATGGTGTTAGGATCTGATTTTGAAAATACTGAAAAGCCATTCTTGAGATAA
- a CDS encoding transketolase C-terminal domain-containing protein produces MARKSVGLTGDYAVAEAMRQIDPDVVAVYPITPQTLIVEKFGEFVADGIVHTEFVPVESEHSALSACCGASAAGARTMTCTSSQGLALMHEILYIAAGNRHPIVMINVNRALSAPINIHGDHSDTMGSRDAGWIHLYCFNGQEAYDSTIIATRIAENSNVYLPVIVGLDAFNISHNTERIELLDDQEVKDFVGEFNPPYSLLDVKYPVSVGAYFLPDYYMEARRKLQEVIQNSKKIIVEIHEEYNKKFGRNVPAIMETYRMEDAEYAILAMSSITGVAMLAADELRSKGIKAGVIRLRLFRPFPAEELYEAIFNLKGLAVVERADAYGAACAPIFSELSGACANKKKMPLMANYIIGLGGRDVKIRDMKGVFEDIMSKVDKGEVKDLRQYIGVKG; encoded by the coding sequence ATGGCGAGAAAAAGTGTTGGTTTAACCGGAGATTATGCAGTAGCAGAAGCAATGAGACAAATTGATCCAGATGTGGTTGCAGTTTATCCTATTACGCCTCAGACTTTGATAGTTGAAAAGTTTGGAGAATTTGTGGCTGATGGTATTGTGCATACTGAATTTGTACCTGTAGAATCAGAACATTCGGCGCTTTCAGCATGTTGTGGCGCATCAGCTGCAGGAGCCAGAACAATGACCTGTACTTCTTCACAGGGGCTTGCGCTTATGCATGAAATTTTATATATAGCAGCAGGGAATAGACATCCAATTGTAATGATAAACGTTAATAGAGCGCTTTCTGCTCCTATCAACATTCACGGCGATCACAGCGATACTATGGGTTCAAGAGACGCTGGTTGGATTCATCTTTATTGTTTCAATGGCCAGGAGGCATACGATTCAACGATTATTGCTACAAGAATTGCTGAAAATTCAAATGTTTATTTGCCAGTTATTGTAGGTCTTGATGCTTTTAATATTTCTCATAATACCGAAAGGATAGAGCTTCTGGACGATCAAGAGGTAAAAGACTTTGTTGGAGAGTTTAATCCACCTTACTCGCTTTTGGACGTGAAGTATCCAGTGAGTGTGGGTGCTTACTTTTTGCCAGACTACTATATGGAGGCCAGAAGAAAACTCCAAGAGGTTATCCAGAATTCAAAAAAGATAATTGTAGAAATTCATGAAGAATATAACAAAAAATTTGGAAGAAATGTTCCTGCTATTATGGAAACCTATAGGATGGAAGATGCTGAGTATGCTATTTTGGCTATGTCATCAATAACTGGCGTTGCAATGCTTGCAGCTGATGAACTTAGATCTAAAGGGATTAAAGCAGGAGTAATAAGGCTCAGATTATTTAGACCATTCCCTGCTGAAGAATTATATGAAGCAATTTTTAATCTGAAAGGATTGGCTGTTGTTGAGAGAGCGGATGCTTATGGAGCGGCTTGCGCTCCAATTTTTTCTGAGTTGTCAGGTGCTTGTGCAAATAAAAAGAAGATGCCCCTGATGGCTAACTATATAATTGGTTTGGGTGGAAGAGATGTAAAAATTAGGGATATGAAAGGTGTTTTTGAAGATATAATGTCTAAAGTTGATAAGGGAGAGGTAAAAGATTTGAGACAGTATATAGGCGTGAAAGGATAA
- a CDS encoding thiamine pyrophosphate-dependent enzyme — protein MAFKLTELPKKELPITSGHRVCAGCPEPMIIKQAILASNEPVVVGEATGCFEVSSCIFPYTSWNVNWYHNAFENAAAITSGMEAAYKALSKVGKVTEPINFIAFGGDGGTYDIGLQALSGAMERGHRMLYICMDNQAYMNTGIQRSGATPLGAWTTTCHVGKARPGNVRANLRKDIVAIMAAHDIAYAAQASLSHWNDFMRKVQKALSYDGPSFITVLAPCPRGWRFPASETVNIAKLAVETGFWPLYEVDNGQWNVTFKPRELKPLEDFLKTQGRYAHLFKSEEGKQVIERIKELIQYKLNYINHMAEATKGCEMNIFGRCAFPEV, from the coding sequence ATGGCTTTTAAATTAACTGAGTTACCAAAAAAAGAATTGCCTATAACTTCAGGACATAGAGTTTGTGCTGGCTGTCCTGAACCCATGATAATAAAGCAAGCTATATTAGCGTCAAATGAACCAGTAGTGGTTGGTGAGGCTACAGGTTGTTTTGAGGTTTCATCCTGTATTTTTCCGTATACGTCCTGGAACGTAAACTGGTATCATAATGCTTTTGAAAACGCTGCTGCTATTACTTCTGGTATGGAAGCAGCTTATAAAGCGCTTTCTAAAGTAGGCAAGGTTACTGAACCTATCAACTTTATAGCCTTTGGTGGTGACGGTGGAACATATGATATTGGTCTTCAAGCTCTTTCCGGTGCTATGGAAAGAGGACACAGAATGCTTTATATTTGTATGGATAATCAGGCATACATGAATACAGGAATCCAAAGATCAGGTGCTACTCCGCTTGGAGCATGGACGACAACCTGTCATGTAGGAAAGGCAAGACCTGGTAACGTACGTGCAAACTTGAGAAAGGACATAGTAGCTATAATGGCTGCTCATGATATTGCATATGCTGCTCAGGCCTCTTTGTCGCACTGGAATGATTTTATGAGAAAAGTACAAAAAGCTCTTTCTTATGATGGGCCAAGTTTTATCACAGTGCTTGCACCTTGCCCAAGAGGGTGGAGATTTCCTGCTTCAGAAACTGTAAACATTGCAAAGCTTGCAGTAGAAACAGGCTTTTGGCCACTTTATGAAGTAGACAATGGTCAGTGGAATGTTACCTTTAAGCCAAGAGAGCTAAAACCGCTTGAGGATTTCTTAAAGACTCAGGGAAGATATGCCCATTTGTTTAAATCAGAAGAAGGAAAACAAGTCATTGAACGCATTAAAGAGCTTATACAATATAAGCTTAATTACATTAATCACATGGCAGAAGCTACAAAAGGTTGCGAAATGAATATTTTTGGACGCTGTGCATTCCCAGAAGTGTAA
- the thiE gene encoding thiamine phosphate synthase, translating to MLSKTYINRVIDANRNRCIEGLRVVEDYLRFIKNDLTNSSTIRNIRHEISRILDFDMIGERDVKSDIGKNNFHSPYTEMDQVLRANLSRIKESLRVLEEFTRYIDTSISDQIMNIRFGFYEIEKRLLSNKDLEKIYILADIDLAKNESDLFEGLKILSDNNVRLVQLRAKKFSTKKFYELGEKIIEFFPHFKLIINDKVEVALALESYGVHVGEDELPFNVTRKLMGNKVVGATVHNVEDLRLSQVAKVDYIGVGAIYPSTTKPDCQLNGVEFLKKIRALTTTFIYAIGGINSKNARKVFDAGADGICVGSGFWYAKDRVEEIKRLIHISNEEEN from the coding sequence ATGCTTTCTAAGACTTATATTAATAGAGTTATAGATGCCAATCGAAATAGATGTATTGAAGGCTTAAGAGTTGTTGAAGATTATTTAAGGTTTATAAAAAATGACTTAACTAATTCCTCTACGATTAGGAATATTAGACACGAAATATCAAGAATTTTAGATTTTGATATGATTGGCGAAAGAGATGTCAAATCTGATATAGGAAAAAATAACTTTCATAGCCCATACACAGAAATGGATCAAGTCTTAAGAGCTAACCTATCAAGAATTAAAGAAAGTTTGAGAGTTTTAGAAGAATTTACAAGATATATCGATACTTCCATTAGCGATCAAATAATGAATATAAGATTTGGGTTTTATGAAATAGAAAAGAGGTTATTATCTAATAAAGACCTTGAAAAAATTTATATATTAGCAGACATAGATCTGGCAAAAAATGAATCAGATCTTTTTGAAGGTCTCAAAATACTTTCAGATAATAATGTGAGATTAGTTCAACTAAGAGCAAAAAAATTTTCTACCAAAAAGTTCTATGAACTAGGAGAGAAGATAATTGAATTTTTTCCACATTTTAAATTGATAATTAATGATAAAGTTGAAGTAGCGCTTGCTTTAGAGTCTTACGGCGTTCACGTTGGAGAGGATGAATTACCGTTTAATGTTACAAGAAAGTTGATGGGGAATAAAGTAGTAGGGGCTACAGTTCACAATGTCGAAGATCTTAGACTTTCTCAAGTAGCTAAAGTAGATTATATTGGTGTCGGCGCTATTTATCCCTCTACTACTAAACCGGATTGTCAATTAAACGGTGTTGAGTTCTTAAAAAAGATAAGGGCTTTAACTACAACCTTTATATATGCTATTGGTGGTATAAACTCAAAAAATGCTAGGAAAGTTTTTGATGCTGGTGCTGATGGGATTTGTGTAGGAAGCGGTTTTTGGTATGCTAAGGATAGAGTTGAAGAGATAAAAAGGTTGATTCATATTTCGAATGAGGAGGAAAATTAG
- the thiC gene encoding phosphomethylpyrimidine synthase ThiC: protein MTQRESAIKGIVTDAMKFVSEYEGLSVEYILEQLVSGTVCIPANINHRPISYRGIGKGLKTKINANIGTSSDFPDLDEELAKLEVAIKSGADAVMDLSTGGDLIKIREKLLAKCNVPFGTVPIYEVAVNALEKYGAIVKMKVDDIFEVIEKQGKQGVDFITVHVGVTRSSIERLRKQKRIADIVSRGGSFLTAWILHNDRENPLYENYDRLLEIAKKYDMTLSLGDGMRPGALADATDRCQIEELITLGELTKTALDNGVQVMVEGPGHVPIDQIETNIKIQKSLCQGAPFYVLGPLVTDVAPGYDHITSAIGGAIAGMYGADFLCYVTPAEHLGLPTLEDVKEGVIAAKIAAHAADIAKGIKGSLDWDIKMAKARKALDWKKQIELSIDPEKSSKIYNSRKSSEEQGCSMCGKYCAMKIVSEYLDTEIKKC, encoded by the coding sequence ATGACTCAGAGGGAGTCTGCTATAAAGGGTATTGTTACTGATGCTATGAAATTCGTTTCAGAATATGAAGGATTAAGTGTTGAGTATATTTTAGAACAGCTTGTTTCAGGAACAGTTTGTATTCCTGCAAACATAAACCACAGACCAATATCCTACAGAGGAATTGGAAAAGGCCTAAAAACAAAAATAAATGCTAATATAGGAACTTCAAGTGATTTTCCAGATTTAGATGAAGAACTTGCAAAGTTAGAAGTTGCTATTAAAAGTGGTGCAGATGCGGTAATGGACCTTTCTACAGGAGGAGATCTAATAAAAATTAGAGAAAAACTTTTAGCAAAGTGCAATGTGCCATTTGGTACTGTGCCTATATATGAGGTAGCTGTTAATGCGCTTGAGAAGTATGGTGCAATCGTAAAGATGAAAGTTGATGACATTTTTGAAGTTATAGAAAAACAGGGCAAACAAGGAGTTGATTTTATAACAGTTCATGTTGGTGTTACCAGGTCTTCTATTGAGAGATTGAGAAAACAAAAAAGAATAGCAGATATTGTAAGTAGAGGTGGATCGTTTTTGACTGCCTGGATTTTGCACAATGATAGAGAAAATCCCCTTTATGAAAATTATGATAGATTATTAGAGATTGCCAAAAAATATGATATGACCCTTTCTTTGGGAGATGGAATGAGACCTGGGGCGCTGGCTGACGCAACTGACAGATGCCAGATTGAAGAATTGATAACTTTGGGAGAATTAACAAAAACAGCTCTTGATAATGGGGTTCAGGTAATGGTAGAAGGGCCTGGTCATGTTCCGATTGATCAGATAGAAACAAATATTAAGATCCAGAAGTCGCTTTGTCAGGGAGCTCCATTTTATGTGTTGGGTCCCTTAGTAACTGACGTTGCTCCGGGATACGATCACATAACATCTGCAATTGGTGGGGCAATTGCAGGCATGTATGGAGCTGACTTTTTGTGTTACGTAACACCTGCAGAACACCTTGGTTTGCCGACTTTGGAAGATGTAAAGGAAGGAGTAATTGCAGCGAAGATAGCTGCACATGCAGCCGATATTGCAAAAGGGATCAAAGGCTCCCTTGATTGGGATATAAAAATGGCTAAGGCAAGAAAAGCTCTTGACTGGAAAAAGCAGATTGAACTTTCTATAGATCCAGAAAAGTCTTCTAAAATTTATAACAGTAGAAAGTCATCTGAAGAACAGGGTTGTAGTATGTGTGGCAAGTATTGTGCTATGAAAATTGTTTCTGAGTATTTAGATACAGAAATTAAAAAATGTTAA
- the thiL gene encoding thiamine-phosphate kinase, translated as MLKIKDIGEFGFIDSIKPEETVEDLKVGIGDDAAIISPYGEFDIVVTTDMLVEGTHFLADTDPFAIGYRSMCANLSDIAAMGAIPKFYFVSLGINPERDFNYARDIYKGFNSLAEQFNTHLAGGDTVKSDKTIISITLIGYVEKSITIERKGKIEAKDLVISVGPLGYSGAGLEVIKNKFDGFDELVKVFLYPYPQIIAGRILGQSKLVRVMMDNSDGLASCIENLVVKNGFGAILFEEGLFDERLKAIAEFTNRNYLDFVFNGGEDFGLVAVIKKDGFLDLSYFLEKSLFNNSVKVIGEITQNKEIILKRLDNSLLEINKSGYVQF; from the coding sequence ATGTTAAAAATAAAAGATATTGGAGAATTTGGTTTTATAGATAGTATAAAACCAGAAGAAACAGTAGAAGATCTTAAAGTTGGAATTGGAGATGATGCTGCAATAATTTCTCCTTATGGGGAGTTCGATATAGTTGTCACTACAGATATGTTAGTAGAAGGCACTCACTTTTTGGCAGATACAGATCCTTTTGCTATTGGATACAGATCTATGTGTGCAAATTTATCTGATATTGCGGCAATGGGAGCTATACCGAAATTTTATTTTGTATCCCTTGGTATAAACCCCGAAAGAGATTTTAATTATGCGAGGGATATATATAAAGGCTTTAATTCTCTTGCTGAGCAATTTAACACTCATCTGGCTGGAGGAGACACAGTTAAATCTGATAAAACAATTATTTCTATTACTTTGATCGGTTATGTTGAGAAATCTATAACCATTGAAAGAAAGGGGAAGATAGAAGCTAAAGACCTTGTTATTTCTGTAGGGCCCCTGGGTTATTCTGGAGCAGGATTGGAAGTAATCAAAAATAAATTTGACGGCTTTGATGAACTGGTAAAGGTTTTTCTGTATCCTTATCCTCAGATTATTGCAGGGCGTATTTTAGGACAGTCGAAATTGGTACGCGTAATGATGGATAATTCTGACGGGTTAGCTAGTTGTATTGAAAATTTAGTTGTAAAGAACGGTTTTGGAGCCATTCTTTTTGAGGAAGGGCTTTTTGACGAAAGATTAAAGGCTATTGCAGAATTTACAAATAGAAACTATCTTGATTTTGTATTTAATGGGGGAGAGGATTTTGGGCTTGTGGCAGTAATAAAAAAAGACGGCTTTTTGGATTTATCTTACTTTTTGGAAAAGTCACTTTTTAATAATAGTGTAAAGGTAATAGGAGAAATAACTCAAAACAAAGAGATAATCCTAAAAAGATTGGACAATAGTTTGCTTGAAATAAACAAATCTGGTTATGTTCAGTTTTAA
- the rpsL gene encoding 30S ribosomal protein S12: MPTINQLVRYEREKLIKKSKSPALQSCPQRRGVCTRVYTTTPKKPNSALRKVARVKLTNGYEVTAYIPGIGHNLQEHSVVLVRGGRVKDLPGVRYHIVRGALDAAGVQNRAQGRSKYGSKKPKK, encoded by the coding sequence ATGCCCACAATTAATCAATTAGTTCGGTATGAACGAGAAAAGCTAATTAAAAAATCAAAATCACCAGCTTTGCAATCTTGTCCTCAAAGAAGAGGAGTTTGTACAAGGGTTTATACTACTACGCCAAAAAAGCCTAACTCTGCTCTAAGAAAGGTTGCTCGTGTAAAGCTTACTAACGGTTACGAGGTGACGGCTTATATACCTGGCATAGGACATAATTTACAAGAGCACTCCGTTGTTTTGGTGAGGGGCGGTCGTGTAAAAGATCTCCCGGGCGTTCGTTACCATATTGTAAGAGGAGCTTTAGATGCAGCCGGTGTTCAAAATAGAGCTCAGGGCCGTTCAAAATATGGCTCTAAAAAACCTAAGAAATAA
- the rpsG gene encoding 30S ribosomal protein S7 gives MPRRGGVKVRQVMPDPVTGSTVVTKIINKIMWDGKKSKAESIMYGALDIVEKTIGEPGVQVLEKAIQNITPILEVRPRRVGGAVYQIPIEVEPRRGLALAIRWIVDAARARTGKSMKENLAQEIIDGYRGTGTGIKKREDMHKMAEANRAFAHYRW, from the coding sequence ATGCCTAGACGTGGAGGAGTAAAAGTTAGGCAAGTAATGCCCGATCCTGTTACCGGTAGCACGGTTGTGACTAAGATTATTAACAAAATAATGTGGGACGGAAAAAAGAGTAAAGCAGAAAGTATAATGTATGGAGCACTTGATATAGTAGAAAAAACTATTGGAGAACCTGGAGTCCAGGTTTTGGAAAAAGCAATACAAAATATTACTCCAATCTTAGAAGTAAGACCAAGGCGTGTTGGTGGTGCTGTATATCAAATACCTATTGAAGTAGAACCGAGAAGAGGTTTGGCTCTTGCAATTAGATGGATTGTAGATGCTGCTAGAGCAAGAACAGGTAAATCTATGAAAGAAAATCTAGCTCAAGAGATTATAGACGGATATAGAGGAACAGGAACAGGCATTAAAAAGAGAGAAGATATGCATAAGATGGCAGAAGCTAACAGAGCTTTTGCTCATTATAGATGGTGA